The sequence ACCGGGAAATTTTGGCTCGGCACCGACCACCGCGGCTATGACATGCTGTCGCTGCTCCTGCACGGGGCGAAATACACGATCGGATTTGCCTTGCTGATCACGATCCTGCGCTTTTGCCTGGCCTTGCCGCTCGGCATGTACGCCGGGACGACCGGGCGGGGCATGTCGGCGATCAACTCACTGCAGATGATGACGACGGCGGTGCCCGCGCTCCTGTTTATCTATCCGATGATGTACAGCTTGAATCAAGTGCTGAAGAAAGACGACGCCGTTCAGATCCTCTTTTTGATGATCATCCTGATCGGGGTGTTCCCGCTGGCGAGGCAGTTTTCGGAGCGCTCGCACCATTACAGCGGCAAATTGTACATCTCCGCCGCGCGCACGATGGGCGCGTCCACATCGCGGGTGGTGTTCAAACATCTGATGCCGCATCTGCGCCCGGAGATTTTGTTTGCGTTTTTGACCGATTTTGTGCAGGTCTTGTTCCTGATCGGTCAGTTGGCGGTGGTCAATCTGTTCCTCGGCGGCGGCGAGCGGGTCATGATCGACCCGGATGCCCGCCCTCCGCTCTCCTACCTGCTGACGACGAGCGGCGAATGGGGCGCCTTGATCGCCTACGGGTCGAAGATGATGCGCCAGTACCCGTGGATTCTCTCCAGCGCGGCGCTGTTCATGGGCGCGGCGATCCTGATCATCTCCAACTTCTCCGACCAGTTGCAGAAGCGCCTGGCCCGTCCGTACGTCTATGTGAACAAGAAGACGTACAAGCCGTTGGTCGAAAACAACAACATGCTCGCCGCCATCGCCGTGACCTGCCTGCTCTGCCTGTCCCTGATCATCTGGAAAGAGTACGAGCCGCCGCAGATGGCGGGCGCTACCATCACGGCGGAAGACATCAAACGGTACAAAGAGATGAAGGCGCAGGAGTCCTACCTCAACTATTACGCGCCGAAATTTAAAGATACAGCCGCGCTGTTCATGACCAACCTGACCCAGAACCGCTGGGATTCCAGCGAGACGCTGATCTACAAAGCGCCCGGCGAAGAAAACGCGTTCACGACACCGCCGCCCGCTTACCAAGCCTGGCTCGACGCACTGGTCAGCAAAGAGTACTTCTTCCTCGACATCGGCCAAGTCGCTCCGGCCGGCAACGGCGAATTCTCCGTGCCGGTAAAGATGAAGCGGGCCGACGGCGGCGAAGAGGAGTGGACGCTGATGATGAAGATCCCGAACTACATCGTCAGCATCAAAGGCGGGCCGGGGAAGCAGTAACGGGACAAGATGTGGTATAATGTGGCAAGAAAAATGTTCCTGAGAGGAGTTTATGCAGATGACCGTGTTCCACGACCTGACCGCAACGACCGCCCAAGGCGAGACTCGTTCCCTGTCCGATTACAAAGGCCACGTGCTGCTGATCGTCAACGTCGCCTCCAAGTGCGGCTTCACCCCGCAATACGAAGGGCTGGAGCAACTCTACCAGTCCTACAAAGACCAAGGCTTGCGCATCCTGGCCTTCCCGTCCAACGACTACGGCGCCCAGGAGCCGGGCACGATCGAAGAGGTGCGGGAGTTCTGCAAAGTCAACTACGGCGTGACCTTCGACCTGTTCGACAAAGTCCACGCCAAAGGCGCCGACCAGCACCCGGTCTACCAATTCCTCACCGCAAACGCCCCGGAGACGGGCGACGTCCAATGGAACTTCGAAAAGTTCCTCCTCGCCCGCGACGGCCGCATCATCGGCCGCTTCGGCAGCCGTGTCGCCCCGATGGACGGCGAACTGACCACCGCCATTGAGCAGGCGCTGGCGGTGAAATAACGAACCGCAACAAAAACCGTGTAGACGATCTACACGGTTTTTTTGTTTGTATCGAGTCTGCAAAACCTAACAGGGATGCATACCTTTTCCAATCTGATGCATGCTATGTGCAAAGGGAGGGGTTATCGAATGACAGGATCATCTCCAATCCACCAATTGAAAGACATGCCCGATTTCAAGAAGGAACTGCTGCAGATCGGTGGACAAGAGGTCTGGCTGTTCTATCTAGATTCGCTCGTGGATGCCATCAAGACGAAACAATATCTTTTGCGGCAGAGCGAGCTGTTGCATCATGCTGCATCCCCCTTGCCTTCCGATCCATCCTTTCTGCACAGCATCAGCGGGAAGCCGGTAGAGGGAGACTTCGCCATTCCCGTTTTGCAAGGACAGGCGATCCTGTTCGATACGAGTTCCCTGCAGGCGGTGCAGTTCACTCCGCTGTCGGTCAACCTGGAGCGCTCGATTGAGAAATCACAAATTCAAAGCGTTGTCGCCGGGCCGCAGACCGCCTTTACCGAAGAGCTCGACACCAACATCGGACTGTTGCGCAAACAGCTGGTCAGCACCAACTTAGTCTGTCGCGACATCACGTTCGGCACTGACATCAAACGAAGGGCCAGCCTGTTTTATCTGGAGGGAAGTGCCCATTCGGGACTGGTGGAAGAGATCTGGGACGCGATCCTGAAGCGACAACATGTGGATCATCTCACGACACAAACTGTGTATAAAACCCTGCAGCAAAAATGGTGGAATCCGTTTCCCACCATTTTTTCCACCGATCAGCCGATGGAAGCCAGCCAAATGCTCCACGATGGGCGTGTGCTGCTGTTTTTGGACCAGTACCCGGTGGCGCTGGTGGTTCCGGGGATGTTTCAAGACACGGTGTTTTTGACGGAAGACCGCAATTATCCGCAGATCATCACGTATTTTCTGCGTATTCTCCGCATCCTGGCACTGATCGTTTCATCAACCGCACCTGCGCTCTATGTGGCGCTGATCGCCGTCAATCCGGAAGTGTTGCGCATCGAACTGGCACTTTCGATTGCGCAAAGCCGTGAAGGCGTGCCTTATCCTGCGATGGTTGAAGTGCTATTAATGATGCTCGTGCTGGAACTTGTTCGTGAAGCGAGCGTGCGCCTGCCCAGAAGCGTCGGCCCCACCGTCACCATGGTCGGCGGTATCGTGCTGGGACAAGCGGTCGTACAGGCGCAATTGGTCAGCAACCTGCTGATCATCGTCATCTCTGCGCTCTCGATCGCCAATTCATCGATCATCGGCGTGCAAAGTACGATCGCCATTCGCATCTATAAATACTTGCTGCTGGTGAT comes from Tumebacillus sp. BK434 and encodes:
- a CDS encoding ABC transporter permease subunit; the encoded protein is MVNLQQAAARDRLQYKIAWLLLLLLIFVTVFGSMIAPHGITHEFKMTYDYQIIDGKRQMVSAPFPPTGKFWLGTDHRGYDMLSLLLHGAKYTIGFALLITILRFCLALPLGMYAGTTGRGMSAINSLQMMTTAVPALLFIYPMMYSLNQVLKKDDAVQILFLMIILIGVFPLARQFSERSHHYSGKLYISAARTMGASTSRVVFKHLMPHLRPEILFAFLTDFVQVLFLIGQLAVVNLFLGGGERVMIDPDARPPLSYLLTTSGEWGALIAYGSKMMRQYPWILSSAALFMGAAILIISNFSDQLQKRLARPYVYVNKKTYKPLVENNNMLAAIAVTCLLCLSLIIWKEYEPPQMAGATITAEDIKRYKEMKAQESYLNYYAPKFKDTAALFMTNLTQNRWDSSETLIYKAPGEENAFTTPPPAYQAWLDALVSKEYFFLDIGQVAPAGNGEFSVPVKMKRADGGEEEWTLMMKIPNYIVSIKGGPGKQ
- a CDS encoding glutathione peroxidase, with amino-acid sequence MTVFHDLTATTAQGETRSLSDYKGHVLLIVNVASKCGFTPQYEGLEQLYQSYKDQGLRILAFPSNDYGAQEPGTIEEVREFCKVNYGVTFDLFDKVHAKGADQHPVYQFLTANAPETGDVQWNFEKFLLARDGRIIGRFGSRVAPMDGELTTAIEQALAVK
- a CDS encoding spore germination protein — its product is MTGSSPIHQLKDMPDFKKELLQIGGQEVWLFYLDSLVDAIKTKQYLLRQSELLHHAASPLPSDPSFLHSISGKPVEGDFAIPVLQGQAILFDTSSLQAVQFTPLSVNLERSIEKSQIQSVVAGPQTAFTEELDTNIGLLRKQLVSTNLVCRDITFGTDIKRRASLFYLEGSAHSGLVEEIWDAILKRQHVDHLTTQTVYKTLQQKWWNPFPTIFSTDQPMEASQMLHDGRVLLFLDQYPVALVVPGMFQDTVFLTEDRNYPQIITYFLRILRILALIVSSTAPALYVALIAVNPEVLRIELALSIAQSREGVPYPAMVEVLLMMLVLELVREASVRLPRSVGPTVTMVGGIVLGQAVVQAQLVSNLLIIVISALSIANSSIIGVQSTIAIRIYKYLLLVITSVFGFVGMFIGIVGFIVYLSHLITFGVPYLSKRKEPEISHE